The window AAGTGCAAGATAGCGGATGTTTGCCGTTGATCTACTCTTTGTGTGGAACGTCACACCGTTGATGCTGCATGATTGGTTCAATCCTTGCATCATCTGCAGTCCTGCTTAGTTTAGTGCTCTCAGCTGCGAATATTATTGTACACCATTGGGTACAGCATGACTGGAATTATTGGTTTATTTATTACTTATGTAGATCTATGCGCTGGAGCTAAATTTGTATGGACATCAGAAAGTGGACCCACATATAGTGCAGTCTTCCCAAAGAAAATAAATAGACCATTTGATTTTACATGTGAATAATACCTAGAAAAGTGTAAACGGTTCAAGAATTCAGTAGGGCATAAAAGTACTACTTATCTTGGCATGATATTTCTTCCGATTTAGCCTTGGGCCTCTGAACAAATAATtgttaccccccccccccccccccccccccccctaaagAAATATAAGACCGTTTAGATCACTAGGGAGTATTGGTTTGTTTTGCACCCTGCTCTTCACTCGGCCTACTCTATTAGCCCCTACAGATTAGCAAACAGTTCAATTTTCATGTTAGTTTCAACTATCCTAAATGCCAAACGGTTTCCTAGCAGTTCCTTTGTTTTTTAATGATTTTGTTAAAGCAGGTCAGGTTTGCCCCATACCTGCTCTTCACTCAGCCTATGCTATTAGCCCCTAACGAATTAGCAAGTGGTGCATTCTTCATGCTAGTTTAAACTATCCTAAATGCCAAACCGTTTCGAAGCAGCTCCTTTGTTTTTGAATGATTTTGTTAAAGTGGGCTTGCCCCATACCTGCTCTTCACTCAACCTATGCTATTAGCCCCTAGCAAATTAACAAGTGGTGCATTCTTCATGTTAGTTTCAACTATCCTAAATGCCAAACCGTTTCCTAGCAGCTCCTTTGTTTTTCAGTGATATTTTTAAAGCAGGCTTTCCCAATACCAGTTCTTCACTCAACCTATGCTATTAGCCCCTACAAATTCGCAAGTGGTGCATTCTTCATGCTAATCCCATCTATTTTAAATATCAATCTGTTTCCTAGTGTTTCCTTTGTTTTCCGAATAATTCTATTAAAGTGGTTTTGCCCCATCCCTGCTCTTCACTCATCATATGCTCTTAACCCCTACGAACTAGCAAACTTTACATTTTTCATGTTAACTTCTGCTATTTGAAATGTCAGACCGTTTCTTAGCGCTCTTGTTTTCTGAATGATTCTGTTAAAGCGCATTGCTAATGGATGCATGAGAAATCTGTTTCTTGAGGTTTTCTGGTACCTGTGATTCTGTATATTTTTCACTACCATTCTATTATGACTGCTTATATATGATGCTTAGACagattttttttgtgtgtgtgtggattAACATATGTTTCTGTGTAGATATGGGATACTGCCGGTCAGGAGAGGTTTCAAAGTCTTGGTGTTGCATTCTACCGCGGTGCAGATTGTTGTGTTCTAGTTTACGATGTTAACTCGATGAAATCATTTGATAATCTGAACAACTGGCGTGAAGAGTTTCTAATTCAGGTGAATTATTTTCCATAATTCATTAACAGTCCAGAATCATGTTATGCCTGTCTCACTTCAGGTGTTTACTTTTGACAGGCTAGCCCATCAGATCCTGATAACTTCCCTTTTGTTCTGCTGGGTAACAAAGTTGATGTAGATGGCGGGAATAGTCGCGTGGTAATTACCTATATTCACTTTATGCTTTGCCTTTTCTCAGTAAATAGTTGCTCTCCGATGGATTCTTAGGGATACATAAACTGCTTCCATTCAGGTTTCTGAGAAAAAGGCGAAGGCATGGTGTGCCTCTAAAGGGAACATCCCATACTTTGAGACTTCTGCCAAGGATGGAATCAACGTGGAGGAAGCTTTCCAGTGTATAGTAAAGAACGCTCTGAAGAACGAGCCAGAGGAAGAACTGTAAGCACAATATCTCTTACTCTCTTTATATCTTTGGTGAAGTTGAACTGCATTCGCTGCAAGTGAATATATCATATAGTAATACAGAAAGGGAAATTAGATGTAATATTGAAGTGTCAACAGTTTATTTAGTTGCCTTTGGTGCTGATTGATTCGTTCCCGTGGTTTATGTTCAGATAGCTGTAGGACTAGCGTATATATTTTTTAATTTCATTTTATGCTTCACTTTGTGATCTTATGGAAATGCTACGCTGTTGAAGGTATATGCCGGACACCGTGGACGTGGTGGGTGGCAACCGGGGTCAAGGATCATCAGGATGCTGTTAGAACCTGAGGCCACAACTGTCAGCTATTCCTTTGACATTACTGTATTTCCATGGTGACTTGTGGGCCCGTATTTCATTTGTGACCTTTTTCAATCACCTCGTAAGTGCCCAAGGAATGATTGATGCGTCTGTTCCGAGCTGTCAATTTGTGGACGTTTGTGTAGTTTTATCATGAATAGCGTCATATCTTGTGAATACAGTCAGGCGAAATAAGTGAAGTGTAAACTACAGTTGCTTCATTATGGTTTTGTGTGAAAGAAGCTTAAATCTGGTCTTGTACAATGGCCCCTCCTGGAAATACATTTTCTAGGTGGTGTTCCTTAATTTGAACTGCTACTCTTGCAGTTCCAGGTCTTTATCTTTAATCATGCCCATTTGCCAGGAAGATTATATGTCATGGTTGAACCCCTTTGGAAGGGTGGTAGGAAAAATAAATTACTCGTAATCACGGATATCATAACGCTGGAACTGTCCATTGGAATCGTTCTTTGATCATCATCATTTTTTCTGCGTTGCTTCCATGTATTTTCTCGAGCACGGTTGTTTGTAGTTCGACTAAAAAAACATGTTTGTAGCGAGTTACTATATATATCTCATGAAAATATTCCTTTCGTGTTGTTTTCTCCAAATCGTGCCGGGAATTCATCATCTGCTAAATCATCTGGCGAATACAGTAAATGCTAACAACCTCTGTGCCCCTCTTCTAGCACTAGGGTTAGcactaggggaaaccctaggtccgGTTCCTCGGATTAGATGATGGCGGCACCATAGTATCGttccccttcttgaaggcgccatCTTGTTGTGTCCCTGGTGTTGGTTTTTGGAGATGTTGGACCGTCTTGTTGGCTTGTGGTGTACCCGGTGTTTCTCATATCAGATTAAGTAAAGGGATTACCCAGCTAGCGCATATTTAAGAGTTGGAGACTTCCTGCCACTATAGAAAAAGCCGTTGATGGATCAATTTCTGTAGGTGGGTCTCAACTCAGATCGAGACACTCGGATTTGCTGAACTCCAATAATAGAACCTGGTCCCACATCCCTTGCATTTGATAATGAAACAATCATAATTTGTTGAATTGAAATATGTTCAATCTCATTTCTTTTACGTGGTTTTGGCAACTATCAATTATCTCTTTCCTCGGCTTCCTACACGGATATAGCCGTAAACGGTATCTAGTAGGCAACCTGGGAACTACATTAGCTTAGGGGATCGGGTGGCGAGCGCTCTCCTCGGCAAAGCAGACAAGAAGCAATTCCGCCATTGGGAAGGGCACGCCCCCTTCCCTAGGGCTAGAGGGATTTACACGCTGCATTGAATCTAACGCTAGAGCGAGTACTACGATGAAAATCACTTTTACAAGCGATACCTTTGTCTTTGGTGCTTGAGTTGTCCTCCCAGCGGTTGGAGATGTTGGACGTCACATTTGTTCGGGTTGTCACTCAAGGCGTGGTTTTTCAGGGCGCAATGCACGACTTCCATGGTGCTTCCCCCATGTCTTTTGCCTCTGACTAGGTCAGGTCCTGCTGCCCACTTCCCGATCTCCCCGCACTCTTGGTGGGGGTACGTTGATCCGATCGAGTCTGGATCAGTGGATGCGTGATGGACGTTCTCGTGAGGTCGTGACGCGGTCTGGGTTTCTTGTGTCCCACCTCCTCGTCTTTCATGGCTGGAGGCCGGGTCAGGGGGGTTTACCTGTGTTATTTCCTTGTTTGGGCCGAGCATTCCATGTCTTTCTGCTCCGAGCACCATGTTCATGCCCTCTTGCGTTCGTGTCAGGGGTTGTACCTTCTCTTGTTTTGATTCTTTTTCTTCTATCATTGAAATGATACGCAAGCTTTGCGTAttcataaaaaaataaaaataaaagatgtTTAGTTTAGTGTAAAAAAAAGGTCTGGTATTTTGGTACATAGTAGcactccctccattccacaatgtagtgcaTATAGGTTTTAAAAAAAGATCAAACTCTACAAATTTTGACCAAGCTTGTAGAGAAAAATATACACATCTAGAATAGCAAATACATATCATTAGACGTATTTTCATATCATATAAATTTGATATTGTAGATATAATTAGTTTTCTCTAGAAACTTGGTCAAAATTTGTAAAGTTTGactattgaaaatatttatatgcactacattatggaaagTTTTTTTTTCATGACGACGCCGAGTTGTTTCTGTGTATTTTCTCGAGCACAGTATGTACACAAGACATTTTGTCTCATGAAACCATTTCTTCATGTGAAAGAAACATGTGGCACTgaccctcaaaaaaaaaaaaaagaaacatgTGGCACAGACAGTGTTGTTGTAGCAAACAGTAAACACGTTTGTTTCCTCCAAAACGTGTCACAAGTTTGCCATCCGTTTCATCGGGTCATGCATCCTTCCCGAATTCAGACGGAGCTACTCTACGATGGAATTGTTGGGCAATACCCCGTCGGATAATCCCGTCGTCCGTTGCGCCGTGGAGAAAAAGGCGTGTCGGGAGGAAGCTTCCGCCTGACAGCGGGACCGTGGAACAGTCATCAGGTGCCGAGCAGCTGAAGTGCGCCAACAGGGGAGGGGCCGCCCTGTCGCGGGCGGACGCGACGCGGCCCGCACACGCCACAGCCGAAACCGCGCGGCCGAAAGAAAGGAAAGGAAAACCCCAAGGAATTGCCGACGAGACGCCGCCGTGCGCGTGTTCTTCCCGCCCAAGCCAAGCAACCCGTTCCCCGCACGTTTTCCCCTCGCCCTACGGCCAGCCTAGCTAGGCTGCTCGCTAGGCTCTGCCACGAGAAATTCCGCCACCACAGCGCACGCctccccgccccgccccgccacGCCACCCTTTGGTGCCTTCCTTCGCCGGTATATAAACCAGCACGCGACCCCGGGCATCAGCAATCGACGTAACACCAGCACTTTCACCACTTTGCGTCGAGCTTCCCGCGCGCACCCACGCTCTTGATCATTGCCGCCGTAGCCTGCTCGGGACGTACGGACGTGCCATCCGTCGTATTTTATTTTCGCAGCAATGCGCATGGCGCCGGTGGCGGCAGGAAGAGCCCACGGCGCTTGGAGCAGCGCACCACGCGCGCTCTCCGACCGGCGCGGCCTCCTGTCATCATCTCACGACGTCGCCGCCACGGCGACGGTTCGGTTCGGCGCTCGTCGCGCCGGCGGGAGCAGAGTGATCCTCTGCCTCGCGTCGGGAGGTGGTCACCCGCGGGACAGCGGCGAGTGGGAGCCCGCGGGCTCGCCGTGGGACGGCCGGATGGTGGACGAGGGCATGGCCACGCTGCGGCGGCGCATCcgcgaggtggaggacgaggaggaggaagagccaGAGCCAGAGGAGGAGGGCGGCGTCGACCTCTTCGTGCCCCCGGGCGAGTGGACGGAGCTGGAGCGGCGGCACCACGGGCTGTACGTCGCGGGCGTGCGCGAGGCGCTCGGCATCCTGTTCGCGCTGCTGGTGCGCGCGCGGCCGGGGCTCGGCGCGGGGGTCGTGGCGCTGGTGCTGCTCAGCGTGCCGGCCTCGGTGCTCCTCGTGTCCGCCGAGCTCGTCCGGGCTGTCCACTCCATCTCGGCCGCCGTGCTCAGCGGCAGAATGTAGGATTGTAGTACGTATTTTCTGCCTTGTGCACGCGATGGTTCTCCTTCTTCCCAATTCCAGGGAAGAATCATTCAGGGAAGAATCAGATGATGTATAGTACTCCCTtcataaagaaatataagagcatttagatcactactttagtaatctaaacgTAGTAGTGATCTAAATGCACAAAGGGAGTACGTAGTAGGTTTTCTTGTCTTGACTCGGCAAGGAGCATGATAACTATTAGGGCACTGTTGTATTACTCGCCATCTCTCTCTCTATTAGGAATTGTAGCAAGTGTAGCACAGATTACATGAACTGAAGATACAGAGGAAGAACTCGAGGAAGGGGAGGGAGTTTGTAGCCGCCGCCGTTCGTGCCGTGATCCACCGGAATACTGGATACCCTCCCCTTCTTTCCACATCGCTTAAGTAGTTGCAGCGATGGCCTTGGACGGGCCAAGTTCATGGCTCCTAACATCCCCCCCTCCTTGAAATCTAGCTTGACCCCAAGCCGGCGCCACCAAAAACCGTTCGGGTCACATTGCACTCGATGGTCCTTGACTAGCTCAAAGTCGCGGTGGCGGCTGAAAGCGGAGATGGCTTTAACAACATGGGGGTAGTAGTCGTGGACGATGGTGACCCAACCGAAGGAACTGTCGAGGAAGTAGTCATTGTTGAAGTCGATGTAGTACTTGTGGTCGACGAAGCCTTGCGCGAAGCGGGCTGCGACAGGGATGACACCCCTCCCTCCTTGAGAATGTTCTTGATCAGAGCAGTTAGAGGGCACTATAACACCCATGGCATGTGCTCTCTTGCTGATCACCTCCACCATCATGTCGGCGGCTGAAGTGTAGAAGCTTGGAAGGTGACAAGACAGCGGACAACCAAGATCATGGCGCACCTCCCTCCTTGAAAGACCTTCCATCGAGTTAACTTCCTTAGCAACAACCATGCAAGCCCTCCAGGATCCCAAGACACACCCAGCTGGTAGCGGCGTAGGTCAGATTCCAGCAtatctgtagcgaccagacctcaaatggtctgtgctgctgtgcaccagtgtcatccctggatcagtaatgctgacacgcacagtacaattggaggatttataacagagtagcaatcacacacttattacatcgaatatctccgaagagattaagtatgataaacatggcttaaggccatctaatacgataacagcggaagacttggaagataagtgagtccatcaactccagcggcatcactgagtataagaccacgacctaaggcaccttactcgtcgtctgaaaagtctgcaacatgaaacgttgcagcccgaaacgggtcagcacatagaatatgctggcaatgtaacacatagaggataatgaacaataacaatgctatactacatgcatatatggctggtggaaagctctatggttacagttttgcgaaaagcgaattttatcctacttcaaaggaataaattttatttaactatcatggtggttgtgaaacattgagatggttgacagcatctcaatcccaattaaatgtcatcaataacccaacaaaattaattagaagtaacatagtgatgagattcacatgataatccaagtactagatactcaagttgtccataaccggggacacggctaaccatgattagtttgtacactctgcagaggtttgtgcacttttccccacaagacttgatctcctccgttggattactcgcactacatggtgtttgagtaacggatgaccaagacacagtctttcagaagtgtttgcaccttacgtatggatagacagttacacctactttcccctacatctgctagtctaccactgtaagagttcacacaacttaatcaactatgctagagcccataatagcttgcggctgcacacggaagtttctagcatgaataatcttatgatccctttgaacctgggtggcggtccaaaagaaaaacaggcaatcctggaatacccaggtacctcaatccacccagatgtgagtttaagttgccaccttaagtaaaccattattaacaatctcacatctgtcatgaatttcactcaaacccaatccacgtctacgagcatagcatggcaataatattagcaacgtagaagtaactcccaagggtttgataaataaaacaggtaataggttctacctcaactacttcccaatacccacaatttaattagatcctaatcacgcaattgtttgaggattgatctaatgcaataaaactgggtaatgaaaagtatgatcaaagtgttacttgccttgctgatgatccgcaaaacctagcgattcgaagtaacaagcggcacactccgggtactctatcgcaaacaaacaagcatacaatcagtactcatctaatgcacaggtaaaactcgaatgaaagatccaagcagaaagttcaacttaagaactccggtttgcaaaaagaatcaactcgaaagaagcaacgaaagtcaaactgcaaaagaaagaagcttcgtttactaatctggatctaggtcaaattttactgtagcaaaacttgtttgagtaggttaaacggaaagagaatttcgagacgaaactctaggcgcttgaatcgcctgattccgataaacgagcgagaagttaaaaagaaacgaagattcgatcagaaatcgaatctgagataatcgcagaaaaatccgacgaaaaagaaaaatggacgaacagttaaagaacggacgttcgttaatagagaaaaaccgacgaacgcgtttgttaaaatgaacggttcggtgaacgctcgtaaaataataaaaccgaaaaaaaaccgatctagggttttttttaaacgaagggttttttttaacaaaaaccggcaacgacgaatggggcagcgaggcagtacctcgtcgggcggctccggcgagggctccggcgggcgcgagggtgcggggtgcggggctcgggggggggggggggggggggcgaggggcggcgaggggcggcggctccggcgacgaacgcggcggcggcggctcgggcttccggcggcggcggcgaggcgagtgcgggcggcggcgacgacttgatgagaggagagagagagggggggtataaATAGGAAGGGGGGGCAgcagcttgggggagggggcaaggtgcggcggcggggcttcccgtgtccgccatggacacggcgacggcggcgtcgtgcggggagaggagaggggcgcgggggtgggccggcggcctgggctcggcccagcgggcgcgcgtcctttttttttaaaataagttccgcggaaaataatacgcagaaaaataaataaaaatcagaaaaatataaaataaattttccccgtctagttagaaaatctagaatagggtgaacatttttttaaattaaaataaatattttgaaaacatgcaatatttttaaatgcaataaaattgcaaataaaattcaATAAATTCCAGTAAaagattttaacatttttcctccagtatttcaatggttttggagaagtcatattttctcctctcgtttatttataagatgaaatatttttccagagagaaaataattaaaaccaaaatcctcgtcttaatatttgatgaaaatcaaatttgaaaattcgagaaaatccccaactctctccgagggtccttgagttgcttaggatttatcgaggatttgtcaaaatgcaataaaacatgatatgcaatgatgatctacgtataacataccaaattgaaaatttgggatgttacaaacctaccccccttaagatgaatctcgccctcgagattcgggttggctagaaaacaggtgggagtggtctttccgtagatcttcctctcgctcccaggtggcttcatcctccgtgtggtgactccactgaactttgcaaaacttgataaccttgctgcggtaACTCGgttggcatactcgagaatcttaactggtttctcctcataggtcaaatcactttccagctgaatcgcttccagtggcacagtatctctcagcggtatctcagccatctctgcgtggtacttcttcaactgcgaaacgtgaaatacatcatgaactccagacaatccttcgggcaattccagcttgtaagcaacttctcccatacgttccacaactctgtatggtccgataaaacggggtgctaactttcccttaactccaaagcgcttcactcctcgaagtggtgatactcgaagatacactctgtctccgacttcgtggactgtctcctttcgtttagaatcagcataactcttctgcctggactgggctaccttgagcctatcgcgaatcaacctcactttctgttcagactccttaatcaaatctagtccaaacaactgacggtctccaacttcgtcccataacaacggcgttctacacctccttccgtacaaagcttcgaaaggggccatcttcaaaatGGTTTGATaattgttgttataagaaaactccgcatatgacAAATtttcgtcccaactagatccataatctagtgcacatgctctcaacatgtcctccaaaatctggttgactctctcggtctgtccatctgtctgtgggtggaaagctgtactaaattccagcctggttcccaatgtttcatgtaactgcttccaaaacttcgaggtaaattgggttcctctgtctgatacaatggtcctcggaactccatgcaaacatacgatcctggtcatgtatatctttgccaacttagcactggtgtaagtggtcttcactggaatgaaatgagccactttcgtcaaacggtcgactacaacccatattgagtcatagcctgaacgagtcctgggtaatccggtgataaaatccatgcctattttatcccacttccattcgggtatcggcaatggttgtagcaatcctgctggcttctgatgctctgccttcactctctgacatacatcacaaactgctacatactctgcaatatccttcttcattccggtccaccagaaagtattcttcaaatccaaatacatcttggtattccctgggtgaatcgagtacggtgaatcatgggcttcttgcaaaatcaacttcctgatctccggttcatttggcacatatacgcggtcctcgaaccataaggtatcgtgctcatcctcacgaaatcccttggcttttcctgtgctcatcttctcctttatctcttcaatctccttgtctgtcttctgagcttctctgatcctttccatcaaggtagactgaatctccaatgtcgctaaatagcctcttgggactatctccaaacatagctcgcgaaggtcctcggctaactcctgaggtaactctcctgtcatgagggtgttgatatgagtcttgcggctcaacgcgtctgctactacgttagcctttcctgggtgataatgcaatctcatatcatagtctttaatgagctccaacgatctcctctgtctgagatttaactccttctgcgtgaaaatatacttcaaactcttgtgatccgtgtacacctcacaatggtttccgatgagaaaatgtctccatgtcttcaatgcatgcaccacggctgctaactccaaatcatgcgtagcataattcttctcatgaggtttaagttgtcgtgaagcatatgacacaactcttccttcctgcataagcactgctccaagtcctcgatgagaagcgtcgcaataaacttcataatccttgcgttgatctggcagaatcaacactggtgatgtaaccaatcgtttcttcaactcttggaaactagcttcacattcctcaccaattgaatttggtgtccttcttcaatagctcagtcatgggcttagcaatcttcgagaaattctcgatgaatctccggtagtatcctgcaagtccaagaaaactccggatttctccaactgtcgtgggtgattcccaacttgtcactgtgtcaaccttggcagggtctactgctattccttctccagaaataacatgtccaaggaatccaacttccttcagccaaaattcacacttgctgaacttggcatataactgatgttctctgagcttctcaagtaccaatcgcaaatgctcctcatgctcttcttcatccttggaaaagattaaaatatcatcaatgaataccccgacgaacttatccaaaaactccataaacactttgttcatcaggttcatgaaataggcaggtgcgttagtcagtccaaatgacataacggtatactcatataatccatatctggtggtaaatgccgtcttgggtatatcctgctctcgaatctttaactgatggtatcctgatcgtagatcgatcttggaaaatactttagctccttgtaggcggtcaaacaaatcattgatcatcggtagtgggtacttgtttttgatggttacttcattcaatccacggtaatcaacaaccatcctcagcgatccatctttcgtctccactagaagtactagtgatccccaaggtgacgaacttgggcgaatatagcctttatccagtaactccttgatctgcttcttaatttcctccaaatcctttgcgggcatcctgtacggtctcttagatattggccgtgtgcctggcaaaagttcaatcaagaactcaatgtctctatctggtggcatgcctggcaactcttctggaaatacatccggataatccttcaccactggtacttcctcctgtacaactcctgataaggaatttacttgagtcctcttcggcatatgtcgggatacatacttgatccttttcccttccggggtggtaagcaaaattgtcttgctggcacaatcgatgtttcctccatacaacgatagccaatccattcccaaaatcacatccaaaccttgcgattccaaaacaatgaggtctgaggggaaaacatgcctaccaatggccaatggtatctgaaaacatccttgggtggccatatactctgctcctggcgaggttactaacatagggtttctgagaactttggtggacatcttaaacttattcacgaatccccttgatatgtatgaatgcgatgcaccagtatcgaaaagaacggttgcagtaaatgacttaaccaaaaacttacctattactgcatcaggctgagcttcaacctcctccacgctcacgtggttcacatgtcctttgttgaacgggttcggcttcttcccagagcttccattgccatttccattttgggcttcaggacattcattggcataatgtccattcttctggcacttaaagcaagtgacttggctcaggtccctcttggctggggtagatgggttggtgcggttctgtccgttgcttcctccattcccattaccatttttagagccattatggttgtgcgaactacctcctccatgggtatgctgaaactgtcctcccggcttcggggtaaatcgaggcttctgctgagctcctgagtta is drawn from Aegilops tauschii subsp. strangulata cultivar AL8/78 chromosome 1, Aet v6.0, whole genome shotgun sequence and contains these coding sequences:
- the LOC109749519 gene encoding uncharacterized protein, which gives rise to MRMAPVAAGRAHGAWSSAPRALSDRRGLLSSSHDVAATATVRFGARRAGGSRVILCLASGGGHPRDSGEWEPAGSPWDGRMVDEGMATLRRRIREVEDEEEEEPEPEEEGGVDLFVPPGEWTELERRHHGLYVAGVREALGILFALLVRARPGLGAGVVALVLLSVPASVLLVSAELVRAVHSISAAVLSGRM
- the LOC109749513 gene encoding ras-related protein Rab7, translating into MASRRRTLLKVIILGDSGVGKTSLMNQYVNKKFSNQYKATIGADFLTKEVQFEDRLFTLQIWDTAGQERFQSLGVAFYRGADCCVLVYDVNSMKSFDNLNNWREEFLIQASPSDPDNFPFVLLGNKVDVDGGNSRVVSEKKAKAWCASKGNIPYFETSAKDGINVEEAFQCIVKNALKNEPEEELYMPDTVDVVGGNRGQGSSGCC